In Oncorhynchus gorbuscha isolate QuinsamMale2020 ecotype Even-year unplaced genomic scaffold, OgorEven_v1.0 Un_scaffold_656, whole genome shotgun sequence, a genomic segment contains:
- the LOC124019709 gene encoding arg8-vasotocin receptor-like, with translation MSLQLNYSGNGSSEREDAGGTDETGEHDFALIKAGVLGLIFVLATCGNLCLLHALWRKRKMNTRTQLFLLHLCFADLVVAFFQVLPQLCMEITHRFRGSDFVCRSVKYLQVVGMFASTYMIVAMTIDRYHAVCKPMVSFLKGSFKRYVAIGAAWLISLAFSTPQLFIFSLQELEENLYDCWATFIEPWGSKIYISWITLSVFVLPVIILLYCQIKICTGIYFNMKRKALQASTSDRRTGTKGVSSAMLKTVKMTFVIIMVYSICWSPFFVVQLWSAWSPSTAPTNGPLFVIIMLLASLNSCTNPWIYLYYS, from the coding sequence ATGAGTTTACAACTCAATTATAGTGGCAATGGCAGTTCGGAGCGGGAGGACGCGGGAGGAACTGATGAAACAGGTGAACACGACTTTGCGCTTATAAAAGCTGGGGTTTTGGGATTGATTTTTGTCTTAGCCACATGTGGGAATTTGTGCCTTCTGCATGCACTTTGGAGGAAGCGCAAGATGAATACAAGGACCCAACTGTTCCTTCTGCACCTGTGTTTTGCGGACCTAGTGGTCGCTTTCTTCCAAGTCCTACCGCAGCTCTGCATGGAGATTACGCACCGGTTCCGAGGCTCAGATTTCGTCTGTAGGTCGGTGAAATATCTTCAGGTGGTTGGGATGTTCGCCTCCACATACATGATAGTGGCCATGACCATAGATCGGTACCATGCGGTCTGCAAACCCATGGTGTCGTTCTTGAAGGGTTCTTTTAAGAGGTACGTCGCCATAGGCGCAGCGTGGCTGATCTCTCTGGCTTTCAGCACTCCGCAActcttcatcttctctctccAAGAACTAGAAGAGAACCTGTATGATTGTTGGGCGACATTTATCGAACCTTGGGGTTCTAAGATATACATCAGCTGGATTACTTTATCAGTGTTTGTTCTCCCGGTTATCATCTTGCTGTACTGCCAGATTAAAATATGCACGGGGATATACTTTAACATGAAGAGAAAGGCGCTCCAGGCTTCCACGAGCGACAGGCGCACGGGCACCAAAGGGGTCTCGAGCGCGATGTTGAAGACGGTCAAAATGACATTCGTCATCATTATGGTCTACTCGATATGCTGGAGCCCCTTCTTTGTGGTCCAGTTGTGGTCTGCATGGAGTCCCAGTACAGCGCCCACAAATG